The genome window CAACGCCGAAAAAGAAAGGCAAGAGGAAGGTCCGCCGGAGCGTGCCGGTCGGGGTGGCCCACATCCAGGCGACCTTCAACAACACGATCATCACGATCACCGATCCGGACGGGAACACCCTTGCGTGGGCGAGCGCGGGCGCAAAGGGGTTCAAGGGTTCCAGGAAAAGCACCCCGTTCGCGGCCACCGTGGCCGCCGAGGAAGTCGCGAAAAAGGCGATGGACAGCGGCGTGAACACCGTGACCGTTCACATCAAGGGTCCCGGGTCCGGCCGCGAGGCCGCGCTTCGGTCCCTGCAGGCCTCCGGGCTGAAGGTGAACTTTATCCGGGACGTGACGCCGATCCCGCACAACGGATGCCGGCCGCCGAAGCGCCGTCGCGTCTGACCACCGCAACCCAACGGGACAAGGAGGACATTTTCTTTGGCAAGGTATCGTGAGGCTGTCTGCAGGCTATGTCGTCGGGAAGGGATCGAACTCTATCTTAAGGGAGATCGCTGCTTCACCGACAAGTGCGCCATCAAGAGGAGGGGCTACCCGCCGGGCCAGCATGGCCAGCGGCGCCCGAAACATAGCGACTACG of Deltaproteobacteria bacterium contains these proteins:
- the rpsK gene encoding 30S ribosomal protein S11 — encoded protein: MATPKKKGKRKVRRSVPVGVAHIQATFNNTIITITDPDGNTLAWASAGAKGFKGSRKSTPFAATVAAEEVAKKAMDSGVNTVTVHIKGPGSGREAALRSLQASGLKVNFIRDVTPIPHNGCRPPKRRRV